The Trypanosoma brucei brucei TREU927 chromosome 9, whole genome shotgun sequence genome includes a window with the following:
- a CDS encoding bloodstream stage alanine-rich protein BARP (GPI-Anchor Signal predicted for Tb09.244.2490 by DGPI v2.04 with cleavage site probability 0.51600003 near 269), with translation MSITFNNLWLLLTVLCTAGIRAHHVWNDCFADGSYPPLEGIPALCGVAEQLRGLPDTISSALVNVATASSKAFEAKVQAEEAVELAESKGLNVTKAKEAAVRATLAAEAAATAASNVEINAANIAAVPWSQRRQDAGLQKVALCDNVDKDVREAAAKCTKKAENVTAESLRAALEALENLVTDVKFQENLRKEDVEFHTELKSLEDHVEEAVRAQRQAEEAAAEAIKIVAADEEVRGYKKEEINQVAGTKKGHEANQTTGTNTGPVVNSVASPEGSVLLLMAGLFLGSVL, from the coding sequence atgagCATCACTTTTAATAATTTATGGCTACTTTTGACAGTGTTATGCACCGCAGGTATTCGTGCTCATCATGTCTGGAATGATTGCTTTGCCGATGGAAGCTATCCACCACTAGAAGGTATACCCGCATTGTGTGGTGTGGCGGAACAACTTCGAGGTTTACCGGATACAATAAGTTCTGCTCTTGTTAATGTCGCTACTGCTTCGAGTAAAGCATTTGAAGCAAAGGtacaagcagaggaagctGTGGAACTTGCCGAGTCGAAAGGCCTAAACGTTacgaaagcgaaggaagctgctgtgagagcaacactcgctgctgaagctgcggctacgGCTGCAAGTAATGTGGAAATTAACGCTGCAAATATTGCTGCGGTGCCGTGGTCACAAAGGAGACAGGATGCGGGGTTGCAAAAAGTTGCACTATGCGACAATGTGGACAAGGATGTACGAGAGGCGGCAGCAAAGTGCACAAAGAAAGCGGAGAACGTGACAGCTGAATCTCTCCGTGCGGCACTAGAAGCGTTGGAGAATCTTGTTACTGATGTTAAATTCCAAGAAAATTTACGGAAGGAAGATGTCGAATTTCACACGGAGCTGAAATCATTAGAGGATCACGTGGAGGAGGCTGTCCGTGCACAAAGACAAGCTGAGGAAGCAGCTGCCGAGGCAATTAAAATAGTAGCTGCTGATGAGGAGGTGAGAGgatacaaaaaggaagaaattaaTCAAGTAGCagggacaaaaaaaggtCATGAGGCAAATCAAACAACCGGCACAAATACGGGACCAGTTGTGAATTCCGTTGCATCACCTGAAGGGTCAGTGCTGCTACTGATGGCTGGACTGTTTCTCGGTTCTGTACTGTAA
- a CDS encoding bloodstream stage alanine-rich protein BARP (GPI-Anchor Signal predicted for Tb09.244.2440 by DGPI v2.04 with cleavage site probability 0.51600003 near 239), with protein sequence MSITFNNLWLLLTVLCTSGIRAHHVWNDCFADGNHPPVDEIPVLCRVAEQLRGLPDTISSAVETAAAASSKAFEAKVQAEEAVELAESKGLNVTKAKEAAVRATLAAEAAATAASNVEINAANIAAVPWSQRRQDVGLQELALCDNVDKDVREAAAKCTKKADNVTAQSLSAALEALENLYTDVNTRETLRREDVEFHTELKSLEEHVEEAVRAQKQAEDAAADAIKIAGTNTGPVVNSVASPEGSVLLLMAGLFLGSVL encoded by the coding sequence atgagCATCACTTTTAATAATTTATGGCTACTTTTGACAGTGTTATGCACTTCAGGTATTCGTGCTCATCATGTCTGGAATGATTGCTTTGCTGATGGAAACCATCCACCTGTAGATGAGATTCCCGTCTTGTGTCGTGTGGCGGAACAACTTCGAGGTTTACCGGATACAATAAGTTCTGCTGTGGaaactgccgctgctgcttcgagtaaagcatttgaagcaaaggtacaagcagaggaagctGTGGAACTTGCCGAGTCGAAAGGCCTAAACGTTacgaaagcgaaggaagctgctgtgagagcaacactcgctgctgaagctgcggctacgGCTGCAAGTAATGTGGAAATTAACGCTGCAAATATTGCTGCGGTGCCGTGGTCACAACGAAGACAGGATGTGGGGTTACAGGAACTTGCACTATGCGACAATGTGGACAAGGATGTACGAGAGGCGGCAGCAAAGTGTACAAAGAAAGCGGACAACGTGACAGCCCAATCGCTCAGTGCGGCACTAGAAGCGTTGGAGAATTTATACACTGATGTGAATACCCGGGAGACCTTGCGGCGGGAAGATGTTGAGTTTCACACGGAGCTGAAATCGTTAGAGGAACATGTGGAGGAGGCTGTCCgtgcacaaaaacaagcTGAGGATGCAGCTGCAGATGCAATTAAAATAGCCGGTACAAATACGGGACCAGTTGTGAATTCCGTTGCATCACCTGAAGGGTCGGTGCTGCTACTGATGGCTGGATTGTTTCTCGGTTCTGTACTGTAA
- a CDS encoding bloodstream stage alanine-rich protein BARP (GPI-Anchor Signal predicted for Tb09.244.2410 by DGPI v2.04 with cleavage site probability 0.51600003 near 240) — translation MSITFHNLWLLLTVLCTAGIRGDRVWYDCPEKGVDTSRDDIQALCRAAEQFRGLSQTVTSAVETSAAASSKAFEAKVQAEEAVELAESRGLNVTKAKEAAVRATLAAEAAATAASNVEIDAANIAAVPWSQPSSDAGLQKLALCENIDKSLRQLASKCSKRAENVTAQSLSEALEGLRKLHYNDVYVKEILEREDVEFHKEFMWLQHHLREAVRAQKQAEDAAAEANEIAGTNTGPVGNSVASPEGSVLLLMAGLFLGSVL, via the coding sequence atGAGCATCACTTTTCATAATTTATGGCTACTTTTGACAGTGTTATGCACTGCAGGTATTCGTGGTGATCGAGTCTGGTACGATTGTCCAGAAAAAGGAGTGGACACATCGCGGGACGACATACAAGCTTTGTGCCGTGCAGCGGAGCAGTTCAGAGGCCTATCACAAACAGTAACATCTGCTGTGGAAACTTCCGCGGCTGCTTCAAGTAAAGCATTTGAAGCAAAGGtacaagcagaggaagctGTGGAACTTGCCGAGTCGAGAGGCCTAAACGTTacgaaagcgaaggaagctgctgtgagagcaacactcgctgctgaagctgcggccACGGCTGCAAGTAATGTGGAAATTGACGCTGCAAATATTGCTGCGGTGCCGTGGTCACAACCAAGCAGTGATGCAGGTTTACAAAAGCTGGCACTTTGTGAAAACATCGACAAGAGTTTACGACAGTTGGCATCAAAGTGCTCGAAGAGAGCGGAAAACGTGACGGCCCAATCGCTCAGTGAGGCGTTGGAGGGACTAAGAAAACTACACTACAATGATGTATACGTTAAGGAAATATTAGAGAGAGAAGATGTTGAGTTCCACAAAGAGTTTATGTGGTTACAGCACCACCTCCGGGAGGCTGTCCGTGCACAAAAACAGGCTGAGGATGCAGCTGCAGAGGCGAATGAAATAGCCGGCACAAATACGGGACCAGTTGGAAATTCCGTTGCATCACCTGAAGGGTCAGTGCTGCTACTGATGGCTGGACTGTTTCTCGGTTCTGTACTGTAA
- a CDS encoding bloodstream stage alanine-rich protein BARP (GPI-Anchor Signal predicted for Tb09.244.2470 by DGPI v2.04 with cleavage site probability 0.51600003 near 257) has protein sequence MSITFNNLWLLLTVLCTAGIRAHGDWRDCYAARKPPPAGHVRVVCNLAEQLRGLPDTVSSALVNAAAASSKAFEAKVQAEEAVELAESRGLNVTKAKEAAVRATLAAEAAATAASNVEINAANVTSSRLARRNPNTGFEKIAMCENLDEDVREAAVKCTKKAENVTTQSLNEALHRLENLYTNMSALESLRVEHVEIERFFEMLEEHVEEAVSAQRQAEDAAAEAIKIAAADEKVRGYKKEEINQTAGPNTGPVVNSVASPEGSVLLLMAGLFLGSVL, from the coding sequence atGAGCATCACTTTTAATAATTTATGGCTACTTTTGACAGTGTTATGCACTGCAGGTATTCGTGCGCACGGTGACTGGAGAGATTGCTATGCTGCTAGGAAACCCCCACCGGCAGGACACGTACGTGTGGTGTGCAATTTGGCGGAACAACTTCGAGGGTTACCGGATACAGTAAGTTCTGCTCTTGTtaatgccgctgctgcttcgagtaaagcatttgaagcaaaggtacaagcagaggaagctGTGGAACTTGCCGAGTCGAGAGGCCTAAACGTTacgaaagcgaaggaagctgctgtgagagcaacactcgctgctgaagctgcggctacgGCTGCAAGTAATGTGGAAATTAACGCTGCAAATGTCACTTCCTCGCGTTTGGCTCGTCGCAACCCTAACACAGGCTTTGAGAAAATTGCTATGTGCGAAAACTTGGACGAGGATGTACGAGAGGCAGCAGTAAAGTGTACAAAGAAAGCGGAGAACGTGACAACCCAATCTCTCAATGAAGCACTTCATAGGTTGGAGAATCTGTACACTAATATGAGTGCTCTTGAATCCTTACGGGTTGAACATGTTGAAATTGAACGCTTTTTTGAGATGCTCGAAGAACACGTAGAGGAGGCTGTGAGTGCACAAAGACAAGCTGAGGATGCAGCTGCCGAGGCAATTAAAATAGCAGCTGCTGATGAGAAGGTGAGAGgatacaaaaaggaagaaataaatcaaacAGCCGGCCCAAATACGGGACCAGTTGTGAATTCCGTTGCATCACCTGAAGGGTCGGTGCTGCTACTGATGGCTGGACTGTTTCTCGGTTCTGTACTGTAA
- a CDS encoding bloodstream stage alanine-rich protein BARP (GPI-Anchor Signal predicted for Tb09.244.2430 by DGPI v2.04 with cleavage site probability 0.51600003 near 239) — MSITFHNLWLLLTVLCTAGIRADYIWNNCSVENSHPPLEEIRVLCRVAEQLRGLPETVSSAVETAAAASSKAFEAKVQAEEAVELAESRGLNVTKAKEAAVRATLAAEAAATAASNVEINAANIAAVPWLQPISDAGLENLSKCEHIDKYVQEAAAECSKKAEHVTAQSLSAALEGLENLFTDVSTREALRKETIEFHTELKSLEEHVEEAVRAQKRAEDAAAYANQTVGTNTGPVGNSVASPEGSVLLLMAGLFLGSVL; from the coding sequence atgagCATCACTTTTCATAACTTATGGCTACTTTTGACAGTGTTATGCACTGCAGGTATTCGTGCTGACTATATCTGGAACAACTGCTCTGTTGAAAACAGTCATCCTCCGCTGGAAGAAATACGTGTCTTGTGTCGTGTGGCGGAACAGCTTCGAGGGTTACCGGAGACAGTAAGTTCTGCTGTGGaaactgccgctgctgcttcgagtaaagcatttgaagcaaaggtacaagcagaggaagctGTGGAACTTGCCGAGTCGAGAGGTCTAAACGTTacgaaagcaaaggaagctgctgtgagagcaacactcgctgctgaagctgcggccACGGCTGCAAGTAATGTGGAAATTAACGCTGCAAATATTGCTGCGGTGCCGTGGTTACAACCAATCTCTGATGCAGGTTTGGAAAACCTTTCTAAATGCGAGCACATAGACAAGTATGTGCAGGAGGCGGCAGCAGAGTGCTCAAAGAAAGCAGAACATGTGACGGCTCAATCGCTTAGTGCGGCACtggaagggttggagaatcTATTCACTGATGTGAGTACTAGGGAAGCCTTACGGAAGGAAACCATTGAGTTTCACACTGAGCTGAAATCGTTAGAGGAACATGTCGAAGAGGCTGTCCGTGCACAAAAACGGGCTGAGGATGCAGCTGCATATGCGAATCAAACAGTCGGTACAAATACGGGACCAGTTGGAAATTCTGTTGCATCACCTGAAGGGTCAGTGCTGCTACTGATGGCTGGACTGTTTCTCGGTTCTGTACTGTAA
- a CDS encoding bloodstream stage alanine-rich protein BARP (GPI-Anchor Signal predicted for Tb09.244.2400 by DGPI v2.04 with cleavage site probability 0.51600003 near 239) — MSITFHNLWLLLTVLCTAGIRADDILNNCSAGRKPPPAVYVTALCRVAEQLRGLGGTISSSLLTVTSASSKAFKAKVQAEKAVKLAESRGLNVTKAKEAAVRATLAAEAAATAVSYCITHSTKVGSIAEMLWEVDEELHVFSLCGNKDRDVQDTALKCTDTAEGVTAQSLSEALEGLAKLVFDDNVARKLRQEDTVFQREFMWLQQHMEEAVRAQKQAEDAAADANETAGPNTGPVVNSVASPEGSVLLLMAGLFLGSVL, encoded by the coding sequence atgagCATCACTTTTCATAACTTATGGCTACTTTTGACAGTGTTATGCACTGCAGGTATTCGTGCTGACGATATCTTGAATAATTGCTCTGCTGGTAGGAAACCCCCACCGGCAGTATACGTAACTGCCTTGTGTCGTGTGGCGGAACAACTTCGAGGGTTAGGAGGGACTATTAGTTCCTCTCTTCTTACTGTAACTTCCGCGTCAAGTAAAGCATTCAAAGCAAAGGTACAAGCAGAGAAGGCTGTGAAACTTGCCGAGTCGAGAGGCCTAAACGTTacgaaagcgaaggaagctgctgtgagagcaacactcgctgctgaagctgcggccACGGCTGTGAGCTATTGTATTACCCATTCTACGAAAGTTGGGTCAATTGCAGAGATGCTATGGGAGGTAGATGAGGAGCTGCATGTTTTTTCGTTATGTGGTAACAAAGACAGGGATGTACAAGATACGGCATTAAAGTGTACTGATACAGCGGAAGGTGTAACAGCCCAATCGCTCAGTGAGGCGCTAGAAGGGTTAGCTAAATTAGTTTTTGACGACAACGTTGCTAGAAAGTTGCGGCAGGAAGATACTGTGTTCCAGAGAGAATTTATGTGGTTACAGCAGCACATGGAGGAGGCTGTCCgtgcacaaaaacaagcTGAGGATGCAGCTGCAGATGCAAATGAAACAGCCGGCCCAAATACGGGACCAGTTGTGAATTCTGTTGCATCACCTGAAGGGTCAGTGCTGCTACTGATGGCTGGACTGTTTCTCGGTTCTGTACTGTAA
- a CDS encoding bloodstream stage alanine-rich protein BARP (GPI-Anchor Signal predicted for Tb09.244.2450 by DGPI v2.04 with cleavage site probability 0.696 near 306): MSITFHNLWLLLTVLCTAGIRADPSKEECPDLGGYPSADDVLVLCYLAEQLRGLPDTISSALVNAAAASSKAFEAKVQAEEAVELAESKGLNVTKAKEAAVRATLAAEAAATAASNVEINAANISAFSIDFLESANLLLFEVRDAKDVGEDVRIVAQRCTGEANFVTVASLTNALDNVTSLYSVYGKGTASLSMESVALLEELKMLEDGLKKSQVAVSVAADAADQSKLLVDAVEVSGNTAKGAVNNHNTANNESNKATRNKDQDEGRTVGNNDKEFTITSEDYTKKNQGENGDLSSITLTEDSGSSFIAKYPFHLCTIFTFYTLL; the protein is encoded by the coding sequence atgagCATCACTTTTCATAATTTATGGCTACTTTTGACAGTGTTATGCACTGCAGGTATTCGTGCTGACCCAAGTAAGGAGGAGTGTCCGGATTTGGGAGGTTATCCATCAGCTGACGACGTACTTGTATTGTGTTATTTGGCGGAACAACTTCGAGGGTTACCGGATACAATAAGTTCTGCTCTTGTtaatgccgctgctgcttcgagtaaagcatttgaagcaaaggtacaagcagaggaagctGTGGAACTTGCCGAGTCGAAAGGCCTAAACGTTacgaaagcgaaggaagctgctgtgagagcaacactcgctgctgaagctgcggccACGGCTGCAAGTAATGTGGAAATTAACGCTGCAAATATTTCTGCTTTCTCTATTGATTTTTTGGAGAGTGCGAACTTGTTGCTGTTTGAAGTTAGGGACGCAAAAGATGTTGGTGAAGACGTGAGAATCGTGGCGCAAAGGTGCACGGGTGAAGCGAACTTTGTTACGGTTGCTTCTCTAACCAATGCACTGGATAATGTTACTTCTCTGTACTCCGTGTATGGTAAAGGCACGGCTTCTTTGAGTATGGAAAGTGTTGCCCTTTTGGAGGAGCTGAAGATGTTGGAAGATGGCTTGAAGAAGTCACAGGTTGCTGTTTCGGTGGCGGCTGACGCAGCAGACCAGTCGAAACTATTGGTAGATGCAGTTGAAGTATCGGGCAATACTGCCAAAGGGGCTGTCAATAACCATAATACCGCAAATAATGAAAGCAACAAAGcaacaagaaataaagatCAAGATGAAGGTAGAACAGTCGGAAACAACGACAAGGAATTTACTATAACTTCTGAGGATTATACGAAGAAAAACCAAGGAGAAAACGGGGACCTGAGCTCGATTACCCTTACAGAAGATAGCGGAAGTTCTTTTATCGCTAAATATCCCTTTCACCTGTGTACCATATTCACTTTCTATACACTTCTATGA
- a CDS encoding bloodstream stage alanine-rich protein BARP (GPI-Anchor Signal predicted for Tb09.244.2420 by DGPI v2.04 with cleavage site probability 0.702 near 233): MSITFHNLWLLLTVLCTAGIRADDIWNDCLASSNGPPLKHIEVLCNLAEQLRGLPDTVSSAVISVTEASIKASKAKVQAEEAVELAESKGLNVTKAKEAAVRATLAAEAAATAASNVEINAANIAELPWSQRRRDAGLQNIEHCKNLDKDVREAAVKCTKKAENVTADSLRAALEGLETLFSDVYILVTLRKEKVEMQEEMQSLEQNAATVLRVLQKAEDAAADANREALGNSVASPEGSVLLLMAGLFLGSVL, translated from the coding sequence atgagCATCACTTTTCATAACTTATGGCTACTTTTGACAGTGTTATGCACTGCAGGTATTCGTGCTGACGATATCTGGAACGACTGCCTTGCCAGCAGTAATGGTCCACCACTGAAACACATAGAAGTGTTATGTAATTTGGCGGAACAACTTCGAGGTTTACCGGATACAGTAAGTTCTGCTGTGATTTCTGTAACGGAAGCATCTATAAAGGCCTCGAAAGCAAAGGtacaagcagaggaagctGTGGAACTTGCCGAGTCGAAAGGCCTAAACGTTacgaaagcgaaggaagctgctgtgagagcaacactcgctgctgaagctgcggctacgGCTGCAAGTAATGTGGAAATTAACGCTGCAAATATTGCTGAACTTCCTTGGTCTCAAAGGAGGAGAGACGCTGGTTTGCAGAATATTGAACACTGCAAAAATTTGGATAAGGATGTACGAGAGGCAGCAGTAAAGTGTACAAAGAAAGCGGAGAACGTGACAGCCGATTCTCTCCGTGCGGCACTGGAAGGGTTGGAAACATTGTTCAGCGACGTTTACATACTAGTAACGTtgcggaaggaaaaagttgaGATGCAGGAAGAAATGCAATCGTTAGAACAAAACGCAGCGACAGTCCTTCGTGTACTTCAAAAGGCTGAGGATGCAGCAGCTGATGCAAATCGAGAAGCCCTTGGAAATTCCGTTGCATCACCTGAAGGCTCGGTGCTGCTACTGATGGCTGGATTGTTTCTCGGTTCTGTACTGTAA
- a CDS encoding bloodstream stage alanine-rich protein BARP (GPI-Anchor Signal predicted for Tb09.244.2460 by DGPI v2.04 with cleavage site probability 0.702 near 234), which translates to MSITFHNLWLLLTVLCTAGIRADASKEECPDKGSYPAAEDVLVLCHVAEQLRGLPDTVSSALVTAAAASSKAFEAKVQAEEAVELAESRGLNVTKAKEAAVRATLAAEAAATAVSYANAHGTKVGSMTEILWEADEELRELVVCKRMDEETIKAAAECTGTAEVVTAQSLSEALEALANLHYGDENVAETLRRKDVVFHKELKSLEGYVEEAVHAQKQAEDAAADANQVATGNSVASPEKSVLLLMAGLFLGSVL; encoded by the coding sequence atgagCATCACTTTTCATAACTTATGGCTACTTTTAACAGTGTTATGCACCGCAGGTATTCGTGCTGACGCAAGTAAGGAGGAGTGTCCGGATAAGGGCTCTTATCCGGCAGCCGAGGACGTACTTGTATTGTGTCACGTTGCGGAGCAACTTCGAGGGTTACCGGATACAGTGAGTTCTGCTCTTgttactgctgctgctgcttcgagtaaagcatttgaagcaaaggtacaagcagaggaagctGTGGAACTTGCCGAGTCGAGAGGCCTAAACGTTacgaaagcgaaggaagctgctgtgagagcaacactcgctgctgaagctgcggctacgGCTGTGAGCTATGCGAATGCGCACGGCACGAAAGTTGGATCGATGACAGAAATACTTTGGGAGGCGGATGAAGAGTTGCGTGAACTTGTAGTGTGTAAGAGAATGGatgaagaaacaataaaagctGCTGCAGAGTGTACGGGCACAGCGGAAGTTGTAACAGCCCAATCACTCAGTGAGGCACTAGAGGCATTGGCTAATCTACACTATGGTGATGAAAACGTTGCTGAAACCCTACGACGGAAAGATGTTGTGTTCCACAAAGAGCTGAAATCACTCGAAGGTTACGTGGAGGAGGCTGTTCATGCACAAAAACAGGCTGAGGATGCAGCTGCAGATGCCAATCAAGTAGCTACTGGAAATTCCGTCGCATCACCTGAAAAGTCAGTGCTGCTACTGATGGCTGGACTGTTTCTCGGTTCTGTACTGTAA
- a CDS encoding bloodstream stage alanine-rich protein BARP (GPI-Anchor Signal predicted for Tb09.244.2480 by DGPI v2.04 with cleavage site probability 0.702 near 234), giving the protein MSITFHNLWLLLTVLCTAGIRADASKEECPDKGSYPAAEDVLVLCRVAEQLRGLPDTVSSALVNAATASSKAFEAKVQAEEAVELAESKGLNVTKAKEAAVRATLAAEAAATAVSYANAHGTKVGSMTEILWEADEELRELVVCKRMDEETIKAAAECTGTAEVVTAQSLSEALEALANLHYGDENVAETLRRKDVVFHKELKSLEGYVEEAVHAQKQAEDAAADANQVATGNSVASPEKSVLLLMAGLFLSSVL; this is encoded by the coding sequence atgagCATCACTTTTCATAACTTATGGCTACTTTTAACAGTGTTATGCACCGCAGGTATTCGTGCTGACGCAAGTAAGGAGGAGTGTCCGGATAAGGGATCTTATCCGGCAGCCGAGGACGTACTTGTATTGTGTCGTGTGGCGGAACAACTTCGAGGGTTACCGGATACAGTGAGTTCTGCTCTTGTTAATGCCGCTACTGCTTCGAGTAAAGCATTTGAAGCAAAGGtacaagcagaggaagctGTGGAACTTGCCGAGTCAAAAGGCCTAAACGTTacgaaagcgaaggaagctgctgtgagagcaacactcgctgctgaagctgcggctacgGCTGTGAGCTATGCGAATGCGCACGGCACGAAAGTTGGATCGATGACAGAAATACTTTGGGAGGCGGATGAAGAGTTGCGTGAACTTGTAGTGTGTAAGAGAATGGatgaagaaacaataaaagctGCTGCAGAGTGTACGGGCACAGCGGAAGTTGTAACAGCCCAATCACTCAGTGAGGCACTAGAGGCATTGGCTAATCTACACTATGGTGATGAAAACGTTGCTGAAACCCTACGACGGAAAGATGTTGTGTTCCACAAAGAGCTGAAATCACTCGAAGGTTACGTGGAGGAGGCTGTTCATGCACAAAAACAGGCTGAGGATGCAGCTGCAGATGCCAATCAAGTAGCTACTGGAAATTCCGTCGCATCGCCTGAAAAGTCAGTGCTGCTACTGATGGCTGGATTGTTTCTCAGTTCTGTACTGTAA
- a CDS encoding bloodstream stage alanine-rich protein BARP (GPI-Anchor Signal predicted for Tb09.244.2500 by DGPI v2.04 with cleavage site probability 0.51600003 near 269) → MSITFHNLWLLLTVLCTAGIRAHGDWRDCYAGRKPPPAGHVRVVCSLAEQLRGLPDTISSALVTAAAASSKAFEAKVQAEEAVELAESRGLNVTKAKEAAVRATLAAEAAATAASNVEIDAANVTSSRLARRNPNTGFEKVAMCENLDKDLREAAAKCTKKAENVTTQSLSETLHRLENLYTNMSALESLRVEHVEIERFFEMLEEHVEEAVRAQRQAEEAAAEAIKIVAADEEVRGYKKEEINQVAGTKKGHEANQTTGTNTGPVVNSVASPEGSVLLLMAGLFLGSVL, encoded by the coding sequence atGAGCATCACTTTTCATAACTTATGGCTACTTTTGACAGTGTTATGCACTGCAGGTATTCGTGCGCACGGTGACTGGAGAGATTGCTATGCTGGTAGGAAACCCCCACCGGCAGGACACGTACGTGTGGTGTGCAGTTTGGCGGAACAACTTCGAGGTTTACCGGATACAATAAGTTCTGCTCTTGttactgccgctgctgcttcgagtaaggcatttgaagcaaaggtacaagcagaggaagctGTGGAACTTGCCGAGTCGAGAGGCCTAAACGTTacgaaagcgaaggaagctgctgtgagagcaacacttgctgctgaagctgcggctacaGCTGCAAGTAATGTGGAAATTGACGCTGCAAATGTCACTTCCTCCCGTCTGGCTCGTCGCAATCCTAACACAGGCTTTGAGAAAGTTGCTATGTGCGAAAACTTGGACAAGGATTTGCGGGAGGCGGCAGCAAAGTGCACAAAGAAAGCGGAGAACGTGACAACCCAATCACTCAGTGAGACACTTCATAGGTTGGAGAATCTGTACACTAATATGAGTGCTCTTGAATCCTTACGGGTCGAACATGTTGAAATTGAACGCTTTTTTGAGATGCTCGAAGAACACGTGGAGGAGGCTGTCCGTGCACAAAGACAAGCTGAGGAAGCAGCTGCCGAGGCAATTAAAATAGTAGCTGCTGATGAGGAGGTGAGAGgatacaaaaaggaagaaattaaTCAAGTAGCagggacaaaaaaaggtCATGAGGCAAATCAAACAACCGGCACAAATACGGGACCAGTTGTGAATTCCGTTGCATCACCTGAAGGGTCAGTGCTGCTACTGATGGCTGGACTGTTTCTCGGTTCTGTACTGTAA